GGTGGCAAGACCTCGCTGGCGGACGATCGCCGCCGCTTCCGAATCCCGAATCCCGAACCCCCCTATGCTCGAACGCCGCATTCCGGGGCGACGGTCACTGACTTGCCGGTCGCGGAATTTGGGATCAAGCAGAGGAACTTGAGCGGCGCTGAGCCGGTGTTGCGGAATTGATGGACTTCGTTCGGTTTGACGAACACCACGTCGCCAGCGTGGAGCGGATGTTCGCGGCCGTCTTCCAACACGACGCCGGCCCCTTCCAGCACGAATACTTCGTGCTCGTAGTCGTGGAAATGTTGCGGCGTGTGGCCGCCGGGCGCGACCTCGAATTGCCGCATCGCGAAATTCGGCGCGCCGTCGTGCTCGTCCACCAACCAACGGACCTGGCATCCGCTGGAACCCTCCATTTGCACCGGCACGGCGGGAGTCTGCTCGAAATGACTGACTTTCATGATTCACTCTTGAATACGGGACTGGCTGACGTCGAAGGTATTCGGATCGTGGCGGACGCTGGGAGCCTCCGTGCCGACGCTGGCTGCGTCGGCCACGTCGCGCCGCGCCACTTCGCGCCGGCCGCGGAGGTGGTCAAGATAGATCGCGGGGAGCGTGAAGACCGCCAGCCCTGCCAGTTCGACCATCAGTATTGCCGTGCCATGTCGGCCGAGCAAGTCCATCAGGCCGTGCCCTGGCGCTCCCGCTTCCGGCAGCCCCTCGGGCCGTATCGACTTGAGCATCATCACACCAAACGCACAAGCCGTGATCGTGAAGGCGATGCCGAATACCATCGCCAGCAAGTAGAACGGATTGAACGGCTTCTTGGGCTTCGGCATGGCAGGATCGGACAATTTTTGACTCCTCACTGGACGGCTGGCTGCGGCCACCTTCCATTCTAAACTTCCGCTCGATGCTCGAAAATGCTCTCATGCAGTTGCGGCCTTGGAATATACACTCGTCAATAACCTATTATCTGTGTCCATCCGCGAAATCAGTGGCTCCTCTCCTGCCGTATCTCCGTCACCGATGTCCACCATTGCCGATTTACGTCCTGTAATCGTTCCGCCGCTGCGGATCGGGCCGCTGGTGGTCGATCCGCCGGTGCTCCAAGCGCCGATGGCGGGGTTCACCAACTACGCCTACCGGCAGGTCGTGCGCGAGTACGGCGGTGCGGGGTTGCAGGCCACCGAGATGATCTGCGCCAAGGGGTTCCTGTGGCGGGATCGAGCGGAGCAGGATTTGCCCGATCGGCTGTGGGGCATCGAAGACGAGCCGCGGCCTCTGGCCGTGCAGATTTGGGACAACGACCCGGAGACGCTTGCCTCAGTCGGGGCAAAGCTGGCCCATGAGCTACACGTGAGCGTCGTCGATATCAACTTCGGCTGTCCGGTGAAGGACGTTTCCGAGCGGGCACACAGCGGATCGTATCTGTTGCGCGACCCTGACCGCATCGGCGCGATCGTAGAGCGCGTCGCGGCGGCGTGCGCGCCGGTGCCGGTGACCGCCAAGATTAGGCTTGGCTGCACGCGGAATTCCATCCGCGCGATCGAGGTCGCGAGAGTCGTTGAGTCGGCCGGCGCCGCGGCGATCACTGTCCACGGCCGCACCGCCCAAGATTTTTTTCGCGGCTCGGCGGATTGGGAACGCATTGCCGAGATCAAGCCACATCTGCACCGCATCCCGCTGATTGGCAATGGCGATCTGAATTCTCCCGAGGCGGTTGTCGAAGCCTTCCGCCGCTACGGAGTCGACGGAGTGATGATCGCTCGGGCCGCGCTGGGCAAGCCGTGGCTTTTTCGGCAAGCAGCGGCGGCGCTGCGCGGCGAACCGATCCCGCCAGATCCGAGTCTGGCCGAAGAGCGCGAACTATTGCTCCATCACTTCGATCTCGTCTGCCGCCGGTTCGGTCCTGAGCGAGGGACCTTCCTGATGCGCAAGTTTGCCTGCTGCTACGCGGCGGGGCGGCCCGGCGTGCGTGGTTTTCGCGCCGCGGTGGCTCGGGTCAGCCAACCGCAGGAGTTCTTCGAGGCGGTCGACGAGCATTTTCCCGAATAGCTGGGCGAATTGTTCCGCGGTTTGTCACACGCCGCTCAATTTGCCGAATCGTTTCGTTGTAACTCTATCCTGGAATTCATCTTATGGATTGACGACGGAGAGCAATGCTTTGGCGACAGCATCTTTTTCAAACATTGTGTTGTATAAATTGTCTAAACGGGTATTATTAGGGCAGTGAGTGTCATCGGAGGTTGTTGCAATGCAAGCCGTAGTCGAAAGTTCGGACACAGCTTTGATCGATTTGCTGCGCCGCGGTGGCGCGCTTGGCGTGTCGGAGATGGCGTCCGCGATGCAGGTTACGGCTACCGCCGTGCGGCAGCGATTGGGCCGGCTAATGGCGGATGGTTTGATCCAGCGCGATCTGGCCAAAGCGCCGCGCG
Above is a genomic segment from Pirellulales bacterium containing:
- a CDS encoding cupin domain-containing protein, which gives rise to MKVSHFEQTPAVPVQMEGSSGCQVRWLVDEHDGAPNFAMRQFEVAPGGHTPQHFHDYEHEVFVLEGAGVVLEDGREHPLHAGDVVFVKPNEVHQFRNTGSAPLKFLCLIPNSATGKSVTVAPECGVRA
- a CDS encoding tRNA-dihydrouridine synthase, producing the protein MSTIADLRPVIVPPLRIGPLVVDPPVLQAPMAGFTNYAYRQVVREYGGAGLQATEMICAKGFLWRDRAEQDLPDRLWGIEDEPRPLAVQIWDNDPETLASVGAKLAHELHVSVVDINFGCPVKDVSERAHSGSYLLRDPDRIGAIVERVAAACAPVPVTAKIRLGCTRNSIRAIEVARVVESAGAAAITVHGRTAQDFFRGSADWERIAEIKPHLHRIPLIGNGDLNSPEAVVEAFRRYGVDGVMIARAALGKPWLFRQAAAALRGEPIPPDPSLAEERELLLHHFDLVCRRFGPERGTFLMRKFACCYAAGRPGVRGFRAAVARVSQPQEFFEAVDEHFPE